A stretch of Aerococcus christensenii DNA encodes these proteins:
- the rpsF gene encoding 30S ribosomal protein S6, which yields MNENATKYEVLYIIRPNIESDAKEALIKRFDDVLTSNGTIITKSEDWQKIRFAYEINDFREGVYHIIECEATDAEGINEFDRLAKINDDILRHMITKVEAE from the coding sequence ATGAATGAAAATGCAACAAAATATGAAGTATTATATATCATCCGTCCAAATATTGAAAGTGATGCTAAAGAGGCATTGATCAAACGTTTCGATGATGTTTTAACTTCTAACGGAACAATAATCACCAAATCAGAAGATTGGCAAAAAATTCGTTTTGCATATGAAATCAATGATTTCCGTGAAGGTGTTTACCACATTATTGAATGTGAAGCAACAGATGCAGAAGGTATCAACGAATTTGATCGGCTTGCTAAAATCAACGATGATATCTTACGGCATATGATTACCAAAGTAGAAGCTGAATAA
- the ssb gene encoding single-stranded DNA-binding protein produces MINNVVLVGRLTRDVDLRYTQSGTAVANFTVACDRNYRNAQGETQTDFISCVMWRKSAENFARFTRKGSLVGIEGTIQTRSYDNQQGQKVYVTEVLANNFSLLESKSVTEQRPSSNNNVIAGGTTNFDGNSYNQPFPNYDQQDSSPNKTNSFNGVADPFSTEDTNPFPSENLSDNNASINIADDDLPF; encoded by the coding sequence ATGATTAACAACGTTGTACTAGTCGGACGATTAACACGAGATGTTGATTTACGTTATACGCAAAGTGGCACAGCAGTGGCTAATTTTACGGTAGCTTGCGATCGAAATTATCGAAATGCTCAAGGTGAAACACAGACAGATTTTATATCTTGTGTGATGTGGAGAAAATCTGCAGAGAATTTTGCGCGTTTCACAAGAAAAGGGTCATTAGTAGGTATTGAAGGAACCATTCAAACAAGAAGTTACGATAATCAACAAGGACAGAAAGTTTATGTTACAGAAGTTTTAGCGAATAATTTTAGTTTGTTAGAATCTAAAAGTGTTACAGAACAAAGACCTAGTTCGAATAATAATGTAATTGCTGGTGGAACAACTAATTTTGATGGAAATAGTTATAATCAGCCGTTTCCAAATTACGATCAACAAGATTCTTCTCCAAATAAAACAAACAGCTTTAATGGAGTAGCGGATCCATTTTCAACAGAGGATACAAATCCGTTTCCTTCTGAGAATCTTTCGGATAATAATGCCTCTATTAATATAGCTGATGATGATCTCCCATTCTAG
- the rpsR gene encoding 30S ribosomal protein S18, with product MVQNRRRGGRRRRKVCFFCANHMDFVDYKDIDLLTRYVSDKGKILPRRVTGTCAKHQRTLTLGIKRARIMALLPFTVSE from the coding sequence ATGGTACAAAATCGTCGTCGTGGTGGACGTAGACGTCGCAAAGTTTGCTTTTTCTGCGCAAACCATATGGACTTTGTAGATTACAAAGATATCGATTTATTGACACGTTATGTTTCTGATAAAGGTAAGATTTTACCTCGTCGTGTAACAGGAACATGTGCAAAACATCAACGTACTTTAACATTAGGTATTAAACGTGCGCGGATTATGGCTTTATTACCATTTACCGTTTCTGAATAA
- a CDS encoding DHH family phosphoesterase yields MEDHKRKINKNKNSQVSFLWSKSAVFVPLVLALLLVISAFGMLMHSNLMIAGLSFLMIVIAGILVYAAFKQAEKAFKEKILTLTEDINSIENEILLQIPLGIILFDDDESIRWMNPYMQNFFKNSEALGNKISEVDDSLFSIYTDLKKESQFTHKGISWENHYLNVGLLQDQHAMYLLDITEYGEIAEIADKNRLVIGNILIDNYDENISGYTDRRKSNVDNFITKQFAAWARKFGSFVKRLDDDRFLLVSTYGKLLKMEEDKFSIIDSIREATLKANFPITISIGVSYQDKLETTPDIGKMNELAQTNLDLALSRGGDQVVVKIENEKARYYGGKTNPMEKRTHVRSRQIAMSIAKMMERNESIFVMGHDYPDMDAIGACLGIRRIAEMNQRKCYIILNESRINHDIEKLLVELRKDENIRNSIISPEMADEMMQASSLLFIVDVHRPSITVAPKLIEKGNGVVVIDHHRKGEEFPENVLLEYIEPYASSTCELITEFFQYQSTSSQSINRIEATTMLVGIIIDSRNFSLRTGSRTFDAASYLKSCGADSIMIQEFLKEDLSDYIKRSQLIENVEIFPPYYGIAIGDDHTVYSTVVAAQAADTLLSMNGIVASFVIYLREDKRVGISARSMGNVNVQTIMEKLGGGGHLSNAATQISGMSVTEAKDALLEVIKGDDSTE; encoded by the coding sequence ATGGAGGATCATAAAAGAAAAATTAATAAAAATAAAAACAGCCAAGTCTCATTTTTATGGAGTAAATCGGCTGTTTTTGTCCCACTTGTGTTAGCCTTATTATTAGTAATTTCTGCATTTGGAATGTTAATGCACAGTAATCTTATGATTGCAGGGTTATCCTTTCTAATGATTGTAATTGCTGGAATTTTAGTATATGCAGCATTTAAGCAAGCGGAAAAAGCATTTAAAGAAAAGATTTTAACTTTAACAGAGGATATAAATAGTATTGAAAATGAAATTCTATTACAAATTCCTTTAGGAATTATTTTATTTGACGATGATGAAAGTATTCGCTGGATGAATCCATATATGCAAAACTTCTTTAAAAATAGTGAAGCACTAGGAAATAAAATATCTGAAGTTGATGATTCTTTATTTTCAATTTACACGGATTTGAAAAAAGAAAGTCAATTTACGCATAAAGGAATTTCTTGGGAAAATCATTATCTTAATGTAGGACTCTTACAAGACCAACATGCAATGTACTTATTAGATATTACGGAATATGGTGAAATTGCGGAAATTGCTGATAAAAATCGCCTAGTTATTGGTAATATTTTGATTGATAATTATGATGAAAATATTTCTGGATATACAGACAGACGTAAATCTAATGTAGATAATTTTATAACTAAACAATTCGCAGCTTGGGCGAGAAAATTTGGGAGCTTTGTAAAAAGATTAGATGATGATCGTTTCTTATTGGTATCTACATATGGAAAATTACTAAAGATGGAAGAAGATAAATTTTCTATTATTGATAGTATTCGAGAAGCAACTTTAAAAGCTAATTTTCCTATTACGATATCAATAGGGGTTTCTTATCAAGATAAATTAGAAACAACCCCGGACATTGGAAAAATGAATGAATTAGCCCAAACCAATCTTGATTTAGCGCTAAGTCGGGGTGGCGATCAAGTTGTTGTAAAAATTGAAAATGAAAAAGCAAGATATTATGGTGGAAAAACAAATCCAATGGAAAAGCGCACCCACGTTCGTTCTAGACAAATCGCTATGTCGATTGCAAAAATGATGGAAAGAAATGAATCTATTTTTGTTATGGGGCATGACTATCCAGACATGGATGCTATAGGAGCATGCTTGGGCATTCGAAGAATAGCAGAAATGAATCAAAGAAAGTGCTATATCATTTTAAATGAAAGTAGAATTAATCATGATATTGAAAAATTATTAGTCGAATTAAGAAAAGATGAAAACATTCGGAATTCGATTATTTCGCCAGAAATGGCTGATGAGATGATGCAAGCTTCTTCGCTATTATTTATAGTTGATGTACATCGTCCATCAATTACTGTGGCTCCTAAATTAATTGAAAAAGGAAATGGAGTTGTAGTGATTGATCACCATAGAAAAGGTGAAGAATTCCCAGAAAATGTTTTATTAGAATATATTGAACCATATGCTTCTTCAACGTGTGAATTAATCACAGAATTCTTTCAATATCAATCTACCTCTTCACAATCCATTAATCGAATTGAAGCTACTACAATGCTTGTGGGGATTATTATTGATTCACGTAATTTTAGTTTAAGAACGGGATCGAGAACTTTCGATGCGGCTTCATATTTAAAATCTTGTGGGGCAGATTCAATCATGATTCAAGAATTTTTGAAAGAAGATCTATCTGATTATATCAAGAGAAGTCAATTAATAGAAAATGTAGAAATATTTCCTCCGTATTATGGTATTGCTATTGGGGATGATCATACAGTTTATTCTACTGTTGTAGCTGCTCAAGCTGCTGATACTTTACTCTCTATGAATGGAATTGTAGCTTCTTTTGTCATTTATTTAAGAGAGGATAAAAGAGTGGGCATTTCGGCACGCTCAATGGGAAATGTTAATGTTCAGACGATTATGGAAAAATTAGGAGGTGGAGGCCATTTATCTAATGCAGCAACTCAAATTAGTGGAATGTCTGTGACTGAAGCTAAAGATGCGTTGTTAGAAGTGATTAAAGGCGATGATTCAACAGAATAA
- the rplI gene encoding 50S ribosomal protein L9 has translation MKVIFLEDVKGQAKKGEVKEVNAGYAQNFLIKKGLAKQADNAALAALKGKKKAAEKEAAEELDKAKQLKETLEDEKTVVKIIAKGGEDGRLFGSVTSKQIAQALNNQYNINVDRRKIDLPNPIRAFGYRNVPIKLHQKVDAVIRVHVGE, from the coding sequence ATGAAAGTTATTTTTTTAGAAGATGTTAAGGGGCAAGCTAAAAAAGGCGAAGTAAAAGAAGTAAATGCAGGATATGCTCAAAATTTTTTAATAAAAAAAGGATTAGCAAAACAAGCCGATAATGCCGCGTTGGCTGCTTTAAAAGGTAAAAAAAAGGCGGCTGAAAAAGAGGCGGCTGAAGAATTAGATAAAGCTAAACAATTAAAAGAAACATTAGAAGATGAAAAAACAGTGGTTAAGATTATAGCTAAAGGGGGAGAAGATGGTAGATTATTTGGCTCTGTGACTTCTAAACAAATTGCGCAAGCTTTAAACAATCAATATAATATAAACGTAGATCGCCGAAAAATCGATCTTCCAAATCCTATAAGAGCGTTTGGCTACAGAAACGTGCCAATTAAATTGCATCAAAAAGTAGATGCTGTAATCCGTGTACATGTAGGAGAATAA
- the dnaB gene encoding replicative DNA helicase: MADDRLIDRIPPQSIEAEQAVLGSVLLDPNVFASVNEFIDAADFYKRAHQLIFNVMLSLNEQQEGIDAITVQNELQKKNMLENIGGADYIYELVASTPTAANAEYYAKIVEGKSLLRKLIHASNKIVESSYGEQSDVTEILDEAEKEILNVSQNRNRTGFQHIGEILNESLDHIEELSKQDQTVTGLASGYPALDRMTAGLHPDELIIIAARPGVGKTAFALNIAQNVATKQNAVVALFSLEMGAESLVNRMLCAEGNIDAGRLRTGQLLDYEWSSLMVAMGALGSSEIYIDDTPGNRMAEIRAKARRLYQDKGNHLDLIVIDYLQLIEGGRRNENRQQEVSDISRQLKKLAKELHVPVIALSQLSRGVEQRQDKRPVLSDIRESGSIEQDADIVAFLYREDYYEREDGEEEKEKEDNNIIEIIIEKNRSGARGTVKLIFTKEYNKFSSVTFREEE; encoded by the coding sequence ATGGCAGATGATCGATTAATAGATCGCATACCTCCACAAAGTATCGAAGCAGAACAAGCAGTTTTGGGATCAGTGTTATTAGATCCGAATGTTTTTGCTAGTGTGAATGAATTTATTGATGCAGCTGATTTTTATAAAAGAGCCCATCAATTGATTTTTAACGTAATGTTATCTTTAAATGAACAACAAGAAGGCATTGATGCTATTACTGTTCAAAACGAACTTCAAAAGAAAAATATGTTGGAAAATATAGGAGGAGCGGACTATATTTATGAATTAGTAGCTAGTACTCCAACAGCAGCTAATGCAGAGTATTATGCGAAAATTGTTGAAGGAAAATCTTTGCTTAGGAAATTGATTCATGCCTCTAACAAAATTGTAGAATCTTCTTATGGAGAGCAGTCAGATGTCACTGAGATATTAGATGAAGCGGAAAAAGAGATTTTAAATGTTTCTCAAAATAGAAATCGAACAGGGTTTCAACACATAGGAGAAATTTTAAATGAATCATTAGACCATATCGAAGAATTGTCTAAACAAGATCAAACAGTAACGGGCCTAGCATCAGGTTATCCTGCTTTAGATAGAATGACAGCTGGATTACATCCCGATGAATTAATTATCATTGCTGCTCGACCGGGCGTTGGTAAGACAGCCTTTGCATTAAATATTGCACAAAATGTTGCTACAAAGCAAAATGCGGTTGTTGCTTTGTTTAGTTTGGAAATGGGAGCTGAATCTCTTGTTAATCGTATGCTTTGCGCAGAAGGTAATATTGATGCAGGCAGATTGAGAACAGGACAATTATTAGATTATGAATGGTCATCGCTTATGGTGGCTATGGGTGCTTTAGGTTCTTCAGAAATCTATATTGATGATACACCTGGAAATCGGATGGCAGAAATTCGTGCAAAAGCAAGACGGTTATATCAAGATAAAGGAAATCATTTAGACCTTATTGTTATTGATTATTTGCAACTTATTGAAGGCGGTCGACGAAATGAGAATCGTCAACAAGAGGTTTCTGATATTTCACGGCAACTAAAGAAGTTAGCTAAAGAACTCCATGTTCCTGTGATTGCTTTGTCTCAATTATCTCGGGGTGTAGAACAAAGGCAGGATAAACGACCGGTTTTAAGTGATATTCGAGAATCTGGTTCGATTGAACAAGATGCTGATATTGTAGCTTTCTTATATCGTGAAGATTATTATGAACGTGAAGACGGGGAAGAAGAGAAGGAAAAAGAAGATAATAATATTATTGAAATTATCATCGAAAAAAATAGATCAGGGGCAAGAGGCACTGTAAAATTGATCTTTACTAAAGAATATAATAAGTTCTCTTCGGTTACTTTCAGAGAAGAAGAATAA